In Gimesia benthica, a single window of DNA contains:
- a CDS encoding transglutaminase-like domain-containing protein — translation MQAERTKSVESRILHYVSIAMVLTGALALCISDSHGRYSRTWIAVNTLIEVAVAFLGTKYFLALKKRGGTESTVNLILLAVMLLSLAWEPVQRICLGTGRPFELILMFAVKNTILVMAAAGCWGKHQRFAAWGSIFLMICAATTFSGPDMIALAGLELVLGFFWLFYSHWNSLRIALLPAVKKQNLGKYLLLSAIAVLLLLIVSFSGENPVVHAFKGIIPSSGGDSRGDLHARDGLGDGELLVAGKYDIRNFAPIENAPFMSSDDPSLYDIMSDTYDEPGEISKNIDRAIGLKLQDQNIEEKELPDAENINRHFSTARDQKPAVEKTSDGISSDALLHVSGRTPLHLRMETYDIFDGVNWFSEPLKTDFKKSITLKDRFEKPWMVVNGKAHTLSQECRNELHVITNNHLKSNQLPAPLHLREIHIDLVDRLDLFGWYQDSIVKLERKELPRLVPMHLISHFPDQKQIKYRDARLAALSHQQKHYIALPEVPLIPKIRGLANQLVADTKNDWDRIKKIEQYHRAHFKHDRSVAYDGKQQLPLDKFLFETKVGPDYLIASSAALMLRSLGYSTRLVSGFYASPADYDLKSDHTPVCADDVHFWVEVKVGPGPGDWCTIEPTAGYSVLGPPLSLYERTVEAILVATYWIGNHFVFCFITLASLIGVCLFRYQIYDCLITGWLRLYRPRDTRRLIFRTLWLLELRIRGQGQKRPLTMSLNQWLRQQSQHLSVNTDCLSELAHYVNWAAFAPSSADQIQSPGREQISDCCYQIINEARWVKRTP, via the coding sequence ATGCAGGCTGAACGAACCAAATCTGTGGAGAGCCGGATCCTGCATTACGTCAGTATCGCGATGGTCCTGACGGGGGCATTAGCGCTCTGTATTTCAGACTCTCATGGCAGATATTCTCGAACCTGGATCGCTGTCAACACACTCATCGAGGTGGCAGTGGCTTTTCTGGGGACAAAGTACTTCCTTGCGCTCAAAAAACGGGGAGGTACAGAATCGACGGTGAACCTGATCCTGCTGGCCGTCATGTTGCTCAGTCTGGCCTGGGAGCCTGTTCAGCGTATCTGTTTGGGCACTGGCAGGCCTTTTGAACTGATCCTGATGTTTGCGGTCAAGAATACCATTCTGGTAATGGCTGCAGCCGGTTGCTGGGGAAAACACCAGCGTTTTGCCGCCTGGGGATCGATCTTTCTGATGATCTGTGCCGCCACAACTTTTTCCGGACCGGATATGATTGCACTCGCGGGTCTGGAACTTGTACTGGGCTTTTTCTGGCTGTTTTATTCCCACTGGAACAGCCTGAGAATTGCCCTGTTACCGGCAGTCAAAAAACAGAATCTAGGTAAATATCTGCTGCTGTCCGCAATCGCAGTGCTGCTCTTGCTGATCGTCTCGTTTTCCGGTGAGAACCCGGTAGTCCATGCGTTCAAGGGAATCATCCCCAGTTCCGGTGGAGACAGCCGAGGCGATCTTCATGCCCGTGATGGACTCGGTGATGGGGAGTTGCTGGTAGCCGGCAAGTACGATATACGCAACTTTGCTCCCATCGAAAACGCCCCTTTCATGTCATCGGATGACCCGAGCCTCTACGACATCATGTCTGATACGTACGACGAACCAGGGGAAATATCGAAGAACATCGACCGGGCGATTGGACTTAAACTGCAGGATCAGAATATTGAAGAAAAAGAACTGCCCGATGCCGAAAATATCAACCGCCATTTTTCAACGGCGAGAGACCAGAAACCAGCTGTCGAAAAAACGTCAGATGGTATTTCATCCGACGCGTTACTGCACGTGTCGGGCAGGACTCCCCTGCACCTGCGCATGGAGACGTACGATATTTTCGACGGTGTGAACTGGTTCAGCGAACCATTAAAAACAGACTTTAAGAAGAGCATTACGCTCAAAGATCGCTTTGAAAAGCCCTGGATGGTTGTGAATGGGAAAGCCCATACGCTGTCTCAGGAGTGCAGGAACGAACTACATGTCATTACCAATAACCATCTGAAATCGAATCAGCTTCCAGCTCCGCTGCACCTGCGCGAGATTCATATTGACCTGGTCGATCGCCTGGACCTGTTTGGCTGGTATCAGGACAGCATTGTTAAACTCGAACGCAAAGAGCTGCCCCGCCTGGTTCCGATGCATTTGATCAGTCATTTTCCGGATCAAAAACAGATTAAGTATCGCGATGCCCGCTTGGCTGCCTTGTCACATCAGCAGAAGCATTACATCGCGCTACCTGAAGTACCGCTGATCCCCAAAATTCGCGGGCTGGCAAATCAGCTGGTTGCTGACACGAAAAATGACTGGGACCGAATTAAGAAAATTGAGCAGTATCACCGCGCGCACTTTAAGCACGATCGCTCAGTCGCTTACGATGGAAAACAACAGTTACCTTTGGATAAATTCCTGTTCGAAACCAAGGTGGGGCCAGATTACCTGATTGCCTCATCCGCCGCCCTGATGCTACGCTCACTGGGATACTCGACCAGGCTGGTCAGTGGCTTCTATGCCAGTCCGGCTGACTATGATTTGAAATCGGACCACACTCCGGTTTGTGCAGACGATGTTCATTTCTGGGTAGAGGTGAAAGTCGGCCCGGGTCCTGGCGACTGGTGTACCATTGAGCCCACAGCCGGTTATTCGGTACTGGGACCTCCCCTGTCTTTATACGAGAGAACGGTCGAAGCGATTCTGGTCGCTACATACTGGATTGGTAATCACTTCGTTTTCTGTTTCATCACACTCGCGAGCCTCATCGGCGTCTGCCTCTTCCGGTATCAGATCTATGACTGCCTGATCACAGGCTGGCTCAGACTCTATCGCCCCCGCGATACCCGCCGGTTGATTTTCAGAACCCTCTGGCTGCTCGAATTACGCATCAGAGGCCAGGGACAGAAGCGGCCACTGACGATGTCTCTCAACCAGTGGTTAAGGCAACAATCACAACATTTATCGGTTAACACAGACTGCCTGTCGGAACTGGCTCACTATGTGAACTGGGCCGCCTTTGCTCCCAGTTCCGCTGATCAGATTCAGTCTCCTGGCAGAGAACAGATCAGCGACTGTTGCTATCAAATCATTAACGAAGCCCGCTGGGTTAAACGGACGCCCTGA
- a CDS encoding DUF58 domain-containing protein, whose translation MHEPDKRNGHKQSETAHSWLDTVNTMLQYDFCPQLNQWVYWVRNPFWCLAISILTAFICGLLVNSAILYIAAALAMIILIGVLWPWISVQGLSAELSFNKVRTRCGEPVGARLVVKNSWPWPAWGVYLRHPFSEHDDHLCEVAIDCIPGWKTSEYIWDFSPRKRGIYSTSTAFLETAFPFGLYKKKIPLTVDSVLIVWPEISQLAFMPELREVTSSEDRFASHRAGDYGDVIGTRAFRLGDSLRRVHWSQSARQGQMIVTERQAAAVCALRVIPDLQRAHYRHGNNDSLEAVIRITASICHSLLNQHASVECLVGDQLFRCDGNQRDLHKLLDELASIPNGGLENSLRKHAASPLPEFIVTNSSGFAQRVNQGANRLRSRMIVVQDAPARQSGNEPSCECEPWLHLNGPEESRLKAFTDSWKKACYAG comes from the coding sequence ATGCATGAACCAGATAAACGGAATGGTCACAAGCAGTCAGAAACTGCTCATTCTTGGTTAGACACCGTCAACACGATGCTCCAATACGATTTCTGCCCCCAGCTTAATCAATGGGTCTACTGGGTCAGAAACCCGTTCTGGTGCCTGGCGATCAGCATTTTGACCGCCTTCATTTGCGGGCTGCTGGTCAATTCGGCCATTCTGTATATCGCGGCTGCCCTGGCAATGATCATTCTGATCGGCGTATTGTGGCCCTGGATCAGCGTACAGGGACTTTCAGCAGAACTTTCCTTTAACAAAGTTCGTACCCGGTGCGGGGAACCTGTCGGTGCCAGACTGGTAGTCAAAAACAGCTGGCCCTGGCCCGCCTGGGGTGTTTATCTGCGGCATCCCTTCTCAGAACATGATGACCACCTGTGTGAAGTCGCCATCGATTGTATCCCGGGCTGGAAAACCAGTGAGTATATCTGGGATTTCAGTCCCCGGAAACGAGGTATTTATTCAACCAGCACTGCTTTCCTGGAGACGGCCTTCCCGTTCGGGTTATATAAGAAGAAGATTCCTCTAACCGTCGATTCCGTATTGATCGTCTGGCCGGAGATCTCCCAGCTGGCCTTTATGCCTGAGCTGAGAGAAGTCACTTCCAGCGAAGACCGCTTTGCTTCGCATCGGGCGGGTGATTACGGCGACGTCATCGGCACCCGGGCTTTTCGGCTGGGCGACTCCCTGAGGCGGGTGCACTGGTCACAATCCGCCAGGCAGGGCCAGATGATTGTCACCGAACGCCAGGCAGCGGCGGTTTGTGCTCTGCGGGTGATTCCTGATCTCCAGCGAGCGCATTACCGGCACGGTAACAACGACTCCCTGGAAGCGGTGATTCGCATCACAGCCAGTATCTGTCACTCACTGTTAAATCAGCATGCTTCAGTGGAATGCCTCGTGGGCGACCAGTTGTTTCGCTGTGATGGAAATCAGAGAGACCTGCATAAACTGCTCGATGAACTGGCTTCCATTCCCAACGGGGGACTCGAGAATTCCTTACGAAAGCACGCTGCTTCTCCCCTGCCTGAATTCATTGTTACGAACAGCAGTGGTTTCGCCCAAAGGGTCAATCAGGGAGCGAACCGACTTCGTTCCCGGATGATCGTCGTTCAGGATGCCCCTGCCCGTCAATCGGGTAATGAACCGAGCTGCGAATGCGAACCCTGGTTACACCTAAACGGCCCTGAAGAGAGTCGCCTAAAAGCATTTACCGACAGTTGGAAGAAAGCGTGCTATGCAGGCTGA
- a CDS encoding AAA family ATPase has protein sequence MASLLEKNIQMDLQQEYSRVDQLRDKLNQVLKGKADVIDKVIICLLSRGHLLLEDHPGLGKTMLAKAIATLIGGRFARVQCTPDLLPSDITGFNIFNQKTHEFEFRQGPVFSDIMLADEINRATPRTQSALLEAMAERQVTVDAVRYQLSQDYFVIATQNPIDQHGTYPLPEAQLDRFSMKLSIGYPEENDEIRMLAAAIDQNNDIVTELEPVFGEQELLEMQRKIVAIPVAESVQRYLVQIGNVTRKHAQVSLGLSPRGLLTWQRVAQAHAFLQQRIYVIPDDLLETALPVLSVRLGVDQSENLALIDEILKSVKLPEYTLPSVN, from the coding sequence ATGGCATCTCTATTAGAAAAAAACATCCAGATGGATTTACAACAGGAATATTCCAGAGTCGATCAACTGAGAGACAAACTGAACCAGGTGCTCAAGGGGAAAGCGGATGTCATCGACAAGGTGATCATCTGCCTGCTTTCCCGCGGCCATCTGCTGCTGGAAGATCACCCTGGCCTGGGCAAGACGATGCTGGCCAAGGCGATCGCCACCCTGATTGGAGGCCGGTTTGCCAGAGTACAATGTACGCCAGACTTACTTCCCAGCGATATTACCGGCTTCAATATTTTCAATCAGAAGACACACGAGTTTGAATTTCGCCAGGGGCCCGTCTTTTCCGACATCATGCTGGCAGATGAGATCAATCGAGCGACTCCCCGTACCCAGAGTGCGTTACTGGAAGCGATGGCAGAGCGGCAGGTGACCGTGGATGCGGTTCGCTACCAGTTATCTCAGGATTATTTCGTGATCGCAACACAGAACCCGATCGACCAGCATGGTACCTACCCCCTGCCGGAAGCACAGCTTGACCGGTTTTCCATGAAGCTGAGCATCGGATACCCGGAAGAAAACGATGAAATCCGCATGCTGGCTGCAGCCATCGATCAGAATAACGATATCGTTACTGAGCTGGAACCAGTCTTTGGCGAACAGGAACTACTGGAAATGCAACGCAAGATTGTGGCGATTCCCGTAGCAGAGTCAGTACAACGCTATCTGGTTCAGATCGGAAATGTGACCCGTAAACACGCACAGGTTAGTCTGGGATTGAGTCCACGAGGTTTACTGACCTGGCAGCGGGTTGCCCAGGCACACGCTTTCCTCCAGCAGAGAATTTATGTCATCCCTGACGATCTGCTGGAAACGGCCCTGCCCGTGCTCAGTGTTCGCCTGGGCGTGGATCAGTCTGAAAACCTGGCACTGATTGATGAGATACTCAAATCGGTGAAGTTACCCGAATATACATTGCCGTCCGTTAATTGA